Proteins encoded by one window of Halococcus salifodinae DSM 8989:
- the thsA gene encoding thermosome subunit alpha, protein MAQQQRMGGQPMFILSEDSERTRGQDAQGSNIAAGKAVSEAVRTTLGPRGMDKMLVSDAGDVVITNDGATILGEMDIEHPAAQMIVEVAETQEEEVGDGTTTAAVLAGQLLAKAETLLDDDVHPTTIVEGYHEAAQLAHEAVDEQVLAGGDLDDDRLRGVARTSMTGKGTGDVGADALAETVVEAVRQVEGDSVARDEITVRTQTGASSSATELVEGVISEEEPVREDMPKSVENASIAVLDVEFDIREANVDAEYDVSSVDQLNAAIDAEESQFEQYADALADLDVDVAFVTEDIEDRAAAYLAEEGILAFEGVDDDEARSIVQATGASRVGAIEDLEEADLGEAEHVRVESFGGDELAFVEGGAATEAVTVFARGGTDHVTDELERALHDALDVATAALDSGGVVPGGGASEVAIAAHVRDQTASIEGRRQLAVEAFADAIDVLPRTLAENTGMDPIDALVDLRSRHDSEGRAGLISEGQSGRADDPVDAGVFDPAAVKHEAIESATEAATMIARIDDVISADN, encoded by the coding sequence ATGGCACAGCAACAGCGCATGGGTGGACAGCCGATGTTCATCTTGAGCGAGGACTCGGAGCGGACACGCGGTCAGGACGCACAGGGCTCGAACATCGCCGCCGGCAAGGCGGTCTCGGAGGCCGTACGTACGACGCTCGGTCCCCGCGGCATGGACAAGATGCTCGTCTCCGATGCGGGCGACGTCGTCATCACGAACGACGGCGCGACCATCCTCGGCGAGATGGACATCGAGCATCCCGCAGCCCAGATGATCGTCGAAGTCGCCGAAACACAGGAAGAAGAGGTCGGCGACGGCACGACGACCGCCGCCGTTCTGGCTGGTCAGCTTCTCGCCAAGGCCGAAACCCTGCTCGACGACGACGTTCATCCGACGACGATCGTCGAGGGGTACCACGAGGCGGCCCAGCTGGCCCACGAGGCCGTCGACGAGCAGGTGCTCGCCGGCGGCGACCTCGACGACGACCGACTCCGCGGGGTCGCCCGCACCTCGATGACCGGCAAGGGCACCGGCGACGTGGGTGCGGACGCGCTCGCCGAAACGGTCGTCGAGGCCGTCCGACAGGTCGAGGGCGACAGCGTCGCGCGTGACGAGATCACCGTTCGAACGCAGACCGGCGCGAGTTCGAGCGCCACCGAGCTCGTCGAGGGCGTCATCAGCGAGGAGGAGCCGGTTCGCGAGGACATGCCGAAAAGCGTCGAGAACGCCTCGATCGCCGTCCTCGACGTCGAGTTCGACATCCGAGAGGCGAACGTCGACGCCGAGTACGACGTCTCCAGCGTCGATCAGCTGAACGCCGCGATCGACGCCGAGGAGAGCCAGTTCGAGCAGTACGCCGACGCACTCGCCGACCTCGATGTCGACGTCGCGTTCGTCACCGAGGACATCGAGGACCGCGCGGCAGCGTACCTCGCCGAGGAGGGTATCCTCGCGTTCGAGGGCGTCGACGACGACGAGGCACGTTCGATCGTCCAGGCCACGGGCGCGAGCCGCGTCGGCGCGATCGAGGACCTCGAAGAAGCCGATCTCGGTGAGGCCGAGCACGTCCGCGTCGAGTCCTTCGGCGGGGACGAGCTCGCGTTCGTCGAGGGCGGCGCGGCCACGGAGGCGGTCACGGTGTTCGCCCGCGGCGGCACCGACCACGTCACCGACGAGCTCGAACGCGCACTCCACGACGCGCTCGACGTCGCGACCGCCGCGCTCGATTCGGGTGGTGTCGTGCCTGGCGGTGGTGCGAGCGAAGTCGCCATCGCAGCCCACGTCCGCGACCAGACCGCGAGCATCGAGGGCCGTCGTCAGCTCGCCGTCGAGGCGTTCGCCGACGCGATCGACGTCCTGCCGCGCACGCTCGCGGAGAACACCGGGATGGACCCGATCGACGCGCTCGTGGACCTCCGCTCGCGCCACGACAGCGAGGGTCGCGCTGGCCTCATCAGCGAGGGTCAGAGCGGCCGTGCCGACGATCCCGTCGACGCTGGCGTGTTCGATCCGGCAGCGGTCAAACACGAGGCGATCGAGAGCGCCACCGAGGCCGCGACGATGATCGCCCGGATCGACGACGTCATCTCCGCCGACAACTGA
- a CDS encoding trimeric intracellular cation channel family protein gives MIGAFGAMNAIGLVAFAVVGALKGADADLDLFGVGVLGMATALGGGILRDVLAGRVPVVLRTTSDVSVALVGVGIGVVLARAMGGRLRNHTAVQLPDAVGLAAFAATGALVGTDAGLSPFGVVVLATLTGVGGGSIADVLLGRVPAVLHEDFYATPAVLGGGAFWLATGIGVAAGQATLGCAAFVFALRLLALRYDWHLPTI, from the coding sequence ATGATCGGTGCGTTCGGAGCGATGAACGCGATCGGGCTGGTGGCGTTCGCGGTCGTGGGCGCGCTCAAGGGTGCGGACGCCGATCTCGACCTGTTCGGCGTCGGCGTTCTCGGGATGGCGACCGCGCTCGGCGGCGGCATCCTCCGGGACGTGCTCGCCGGCCGTGTTCCCGTCGTGCTCCGGACGACTTCGGACGTGAGCGTCGCACTCGTCGGCGTCGGGATCGGTGTCGTGCTCGCGCGGGCGATGGGCGGCCGGCTCCGGAACCACACGGCGGTTCAGCTCCCTGACGCCGTGGGATTGGCGGCCTTTGCGGCCACTGGCGCGCTCGTCGGGACCGACGCCGGACTCTCGCCGTTCGGGGTGGTGGTGCTCGCGACGCTCACCGGCGTCGGTGGCGGAAGTATCGCGGACGTCCTCCTGGGGCGGGTTCCCGCGGTGCTTCACGAGGACTTCTACGCGACGCCTGCGGTGCTCGGCGGCGGGGCGTTCTGGCTGGCGACGGGGATCGGCGTCGCCGCCGGCCAGGCAACCCTCGGCTGTGCGGCGTTCGTCTTCGCTCTCAGACTCCTTGCGCTCCGGTACGACTGGCATCTGCCAACGATCTGA
- a CDS encoding SAM hydrolase/SAM-dependent halogenase family protein → MITLTSDFGSPYPAAMKGVLCAHTDARLVDIAHDFPRQDVRTTAFWLREVFPYFPPATHLVVVDPGVGTDRAALAIRAGEHVLVGPDNGVLAPVARRLAGDAVGAPDDDAQASAGIEPFEIVVDEPESATFHGRDVFAPAAALAHEAGADRLAECEEFVSADGYEDLRFPEPEVRDGDATGEVLVVDGFGNAVTNVPGEMLDGRFGERIAVDGEHVPVAQSYAHVAAGERLVTVGSHGNVELAANRGRGDETFGVGVGNPIELAFE, encoded by the coding sequence ATGATCACGCTCACCTCCGACTTCGGTTCGCCGTACCCCGCCGCGATGAAGGGCGTTCTCTGTGCGCACACCGACGCCAGGCTCGTCGACATCGCCCACGACTTCCCCCGCCAGGACGTCCGGACGACCGCGTTCTGGCTCCGCGAGGTTTTCCCCTATTTTCCGCCCGCGACTCACCTCGTGGTGGTCGATCCCGGCGTCGGGACCGATCGGGCGGCGCTCGCGATCCGGGCGGGCGAGCACGTCCTCGTCGGGCCGGACAACGGCGTGCTAGCTCCCGTTGCCAGGCGACTCGCCGGCGACGCAGTGGGAGCGCCGGACGACGACGCCCAAGCGAGCGCGGGTATCGAACCGTTCGAGATCGTCGTCGACGAGCCCGAGAGCGCGACCTTCCACGGCCGAGACGTGTTCGCGCCCGCGGCCGCGTTGGCCCACGAGGCGGGCGCGGATCGCCTCGCCGAGTGTGAGGAGTTCGTCTCCGCCGACGGCTACGAGGACCTCCGGTTTCCGGAGCCAGAGGTTCGGGACGGCGACGCCACGGGCGAGGTACTCGTCGTCGACGGGTTCGGCAACGCCGTCACGAACGTCCCCGGTGAGATGCTGGATGGACGGTTCGGCGAACGGATCGCGGTCGACGGCGAGCACGTTCCGGTCGCACAGTCGTACGCACACGTCGCGGCCGGCGAGCGACTCGTCACAGTAGGGAGCCACGGCAACGTCGAACTCGCCGCGAATCGGGGCCGGGGCGACGAGACGTTCGGCGTCGGGGTCGGTAACCCGATCGAGCTGGCGTTCGAGTGA
- a CDS encoding nicotinamide-nucleotide adenylyltransferase codes for MHDGVLADHMRRGFYIGRFQPYHDGHHRMVERIAGEVDELVLGIGSADDSHTRHDPFTAGERIMMLTKALDDADLVIYPVPIEDLDRNAVWVSHVRSMSPTFEIAYSNNPLVVQLFTEAGVEVRQSPMFEREKLEGTEIRERMIADDGWEALVPDAVVDVVREIGGIERIQRVSDTDGADSYRADATADPE; via the coding sequence ATGCACGATGGCGTTCTGGCCGATCACATGCGCCGTGGCTTCTACATCGGCCGGTTCCAGCCCTACCACGACGGCCACCACCGGATGGTCGAGCGGATCGCGGGCGAGGTCGACGAGCTCGTGCTCGGGATCGGCAGCGCCGACGATTCCCACACCCGCCACGACCCCTTCACCGCCGGCGAGCGCATCATGATGCTCACCAAGGCGCTCGACGATGCCGACCTCGTGATCTATCCCGTGCCGATCGAGGATCTCGACCGGAACGCGGTCTGGGTCTCCCACGTTCGGAGCATGTCGCCGACCTTCGAGATCGCGTACTCGAACAACCCCCTCGTGGTGCAGCTGTTCACCGAGGCCGGCGTCGAGGTGCGCCAGTCGCCGATGTTCGAACGCGAGAAACTCGAAGGCACGGAGATCAGAGAGCGGATGATCGCCGACGACGGCTGGGAGGCGCTCGTCCCCGACGCCGTCGTGGACGTCGTGCGGGAGATCGGCGGGATCGAACGCATCCAGCGCGTGAGCGACACCGACGGTGCGGACTCCTATCGCGCCGACGCCACGGCCGACCCCGAGTGA
- the lonB gene encoding ATP-dependent protease LonB encodes MSNDTDTDDAFPTEHDPDPDPGPNSDAGDDERVPLGEELGSDVEIEAEIDEDAEDGLLGGLKIETTADIEIPDRLVDQVIGQDHARDVVMKAAKQRRHVMMIGTPGTGKSMLAKAMSQLLPKEDLQDVLVYHNPDDGNEPKVRTVPGGKGQQIIEAHKEEAQKRNQMRQFLMWIIIAIVLGYSFLIAGQILLGGVLAVLIYLAFKYSSRSTDAMIPNLLIDSSDTQTAPFKDATGAHAGALLGDVRHDPFQSGGMETPSHDRVESGAIHEANKGVLFVDEMNTLDIRSQQKLMTAIQEGEFSITGQSERSSGAMVQTEPVPTDFIMIAAGNLDAMENMHPALRSRIKGYGYEVYMDDTIEDEPEMRRKYARFVAQEVDKDGRLPHFTREAMEEMILEAQRRAGRKGHLTLKMRDLGGLVRVAGDIARAEDKEFTEREDVLQAKRRSRSIEQQLADNYIERRKDYELSVSEGDVVGRVNGLAVMGDDSGIVLPVMAEVTPSQGPGGVIATGKLQEIAEEAVQNVSAIIKKFSDENISEKDIHIQFVQTGQQGVDGDSASITVATAVISALENAPVKQNIAMTGSLSVRGDVLPVGGVTHKIEAAAKTGYDTVIIPAANEQDVMIEDEYKDQIEIVPVNHISEVLEVALAGEGEADGLVDRLKSITGQALDRQGQVGQSTGSPSPQ; translated from the coding sequence ATGAGTAACGACACGGACACCGACGACGCGTTCCCGACCGAGCACGACCCGGATCCGGACCCGGGACCGAACTCGGATGCGGGAGACGACGAGAGGGTTCCTCTGGGGGAGGAGCTCGGTAGCGACGTCGAGATCGAGGCCGAGATCGACGAGGACGCCGAGGACGGGCTGCTCGGCGGGCTCAAGATCGAGACCACGGCGGACATCGAGATCCCCGACCGGCTCGTCGATCAGGTCATCGGGCAGGACCACGCCCGCGACGTGGTGATGAAGGCCGCCAAACAGCGCCGCCACGTCATGATGATCGGCACGCCGGGCACAGGCAAGTCGATGCTGGCGAAGGCGATGAGCCAGCTCCTCCCGAAGGAAGACCTCCAGGACGTACTGGTCTATCACAACCCCGACGATGGGAACGAGCCGAAGGTGCGGACCGTTCCAGGGGGGAAGGGCCAACAGATCATCGAGGCCCACAAGGAGGAGGCCCAAAAGCGCAACCAGATGCGCCAGTTCCTGATGTGGATCATCATCGCCATCGTGCTGGGCTACTCCTTCCTGATCGCGGGCCAGATCCTGCTGGGTGGCGTGCTCGCCGTCCTGATCTACCTCGCGTTCAAGTACAGCTCCCGAAGTACCGACGCGATGATCCCGAACCTCCTGATCGACTCTTCGGACACCCAGACCGCGCCGTTCAAGGACGCGACCGGCGCGCACGCCGGTGCACTGCTCGGCGACGTCCGCCACGACCCCTTCCAGTCGGGCGGGATGGAGACGCCGAGCCACGACCGCGTCGAGTCGGGCGCGATCCACGAGGCCAACAAGGGCGTGCTGTTCGTCGACGAGATGAACACGCTCGACATCCGATCCCAGCAGAAGCTGATGACCGCGATCCAGGAGGGCGAGTTCTCCATTACTGGCCAGTCCGAGCGCTCCTCGGGCGCGATGGTCCAGACCGAGCCCGTCCCGACGGACTTCATCATGATCGCGGCTGGGAACCTCGACGCGATGGAGAACATGCACCCGGCGCTGCGCTCGCGGATCAAGGGGTACGGCTACGAGGTGTACATGGACGACACCATCGAGGACGAGCCCGAGATGCGCCGGAAGTACGCTCGGTTCGTGGCCCAGGAGGTCGACAAGGACGGTCGGCTGCCCCACTTCACCCGCGAGGCGATGGAAGAGATGATCCTCGAAGCCCAGCGCCGTGCGGGCCGGAAGGGTCACCTCACGCTCAAGATGCGTGACCTCGGTGGGCTCGTCAGAGTGGCGGGCGACATCGCTCGTGCCGAGGACAAGGAGTTCACCGAGCGCGAGGACGTGCTTCAGGCGAAACGCCGGTCGCGCTCGATCGAACAGCAGCTCGCGGACAACTACATCGAGCGCCGGAAGGACTACGAGCTCTCGGTCTCGGAGGGCGACGTCGTGGGCCGTGTCAACGGCCTCGCGGTGATGGGCGACGACTCCGGGATCGTGCTGCCGGTGATGGCCGAGGTGACGCCATCGCAGGGCCCCGGCGGCGTGATCGCCACCGGGAAGCTCCAGGAGATCGCCGAGGAAGCAGTACAAAACGTCTCGGCGATCATCAAGAAGTTCTCGGACGAGAACATCTCCGAGAAGGACATCCACATCCAGTTCGTCCAAACCGGCCAGCAGGGCGTCGACGGCGACTCGGCCTCCATCACGGTGGCCACGGCCGTCATCAGCGCGCTCGAAAACGCCCCGGTCAAACAGAACATCGCGATGACCGGATCGCTCTCGGTCCGGGGTGACGTCCTCCCGGTCGGCGGGGTGACCCACAAGATCGAGGCGGCGGCGAAGACCGGCTACGACACGGTCATCATCCCGGCGGCGAACGAACAGGACGTGATGATCGAGGACGAGTACAAGGACCAGATCGAGATCGTCCCGGTCAATCACATCAGCGAAGTGCTCGAAGTCGCCCTCGCCGGCGAGGGCGAGGCCGACGGTCTCGTGGATCGCTTGAAGTCGATCACGGGCCAGGCGCTCGATCGGCAGGGACAGGTCGGACAGAGCACCGGCAGCCCGAGCCCGCAGTAA
- a CDS encoding CPBP family intramembrane glutamic endopeptidase, protein MARWAVFAGLTALVLFVLLALARASQSTIDDGSSTVDDASAIDDTTSTVGNTPSSVEPVPTRRDEDVSPDSPLDYDARDSIEQPSAGPDGTRRSPSFSTGALLANVALSQGLFAVVLIGGAWYAEIPLAALGLDGAPLSTGLPALGVGIVVGVGLYLVNELGTLGANAAGIETPDALRESLAPDSRTGWAVLLGVVLPTIAIFEELLFRAALIGALAAGFGLSPWLLAVLSSIAFALGHGAQGTIGMVATGGLGFVLASVFVLTGSFLAVVIAHYLVNALEFVVHESLAVEWS, encoded by the coding sequence GTGGCTCGGTGGGCGGTCTTCGCCGGCCTGACCGCCCTCGTTCTCTTCGTTTTGCTCGCGCTCGCGCGCGCTTCACAGTCGACTATCGACGACGGCTCTTCGACGGTCGACGACGCCTCGGCGATTGACGACACAACCTCGACAGTCGGCAACACGCCGTCGAGCGTCGAGCCCGTTCCCACTCGTCGTGACGAGGACGTTTCACCCGACAGTCCGTTGGATTACGACGCCAGGGACTCGATCGAACAGCCATCGGCGGGGCCGGACGGCACTCGTCGGTCACCGTCGTTTTCGACCGGCGCGCTGCTCGCGAACGTTGCGCTCTCGCAGGGGCTGTTCGCGGTCGTCTTGATCGGTGGCGCGTGGTACGCCGAGATCCCGCTCGCCGCACTCGGGTTGGATGGGGCCCCACTCAGCACCGGACTACCGGCGCTCGGGGTCGGGATCGTCGTGGGTGTCGGGCTCTATCTCGTCAACGAACTCGGCACGCTCGGCGCGAACGCGGCCGGGATCGAGACGCCCGACGCGCTCCGCGAGTCGCTCGCCCCCGACTCGCGGACAGGGTGGGCGGTGTTACTCGGGGTGGTGCTGCCGACCATCGCGATCTTCGAGGAACTCCTCTTCCGGGCGGCGCTGATCGGTGCGCTTGCGGCCGGGTTCGGGCTCTCGCCGTGGCTGCTTGCCGTGCTTTCGTCGATCGCGTTCGCGCTCGGCCACGGCGCGCAGGGCACGATCGGAATGGTCGCGACCGGGGGGCTGGGGTTCGTGCTCGCGAGCGTGTTCGTGCTGACCGGCAGCTTCCTCGCCGTCGTGATCGCCCATTACCTCGTCAACGCCCTGGAGTTCGTCGTCCACGAGAGTCTCGCCGTCGAGTGGTCGTAA